The Cohaesibacter intestini genome includes a window with the following:
- a CDS encoding putative hydro-lyase, whose product MFDYQELKSKAPQALRQIIRGGQYKAHTAGLAKGYLQANLMILPQAHALDFMRFCQRNPKPCPLIAVSDTGNPFLETAGVDIDIRSDVPAYAIYRDGMLAGESHDIGSLWTDEMVTFALGCSFTFEHALLEVGIDVWHITNNTTVPMFKTSIETVPAGAFSGETVVSMRMIPEERVEEVYGICRQFPLAHGAPLHAGDPAAIGVRDLLRPDWGDMAPSLPGCVPVFWACGVTPQVAIKAARLPLSIAHKPGHMLVTDIPDGAEIPIMKP is encoded by the coding sequence ATGTTTGACTATCAAGAGCTTAAATCGAAAGCCCCGCAGGCCTTGCGTCAGATCATCCGTGGCGGGCAGTATAAGGCCCACACGGCTGGTCTGGCGAAAGGATATCTTCAGGCCAATCTGATGATTTTGCCGCAGGCCCATGCGTTGGATTTCATGCGCTTTTGCCAGCGGAATCCCAAGCCTTGTCCGTTGATTGCTGTCTCCGATACGGGCAATCCGTTCCTTGAGACAGCAGGTGTCGACATCGATATCCGCAGCGATGTACCTGCCTATGCGATCTATCGCGACGGGATGCTGGCGGGGGAGAGCCATGATATCGGGTCGCTATGGACCGATGAAATGGTGACCTTCGCTCTTGGCTGTTCCTTCACGTTCGAGCATGCACTGCTCGAAGTTGGTATCGATGTCTGGCATATTACCAACAACACCACCGTGCCGATGTTCAAGACCTCGATTGAAACCGTCCCGGCCGGGGCCTTTTCTGGTGAGACTGTTGTCTCGATGCGGATGATCCCGGAAGAGCGGGTCGAGGAAGTCTATGGCATTTGCCGGCAGTTTCCGCTGGCGCATGGAGCGCCGCTGCATGCAGGGGATCCCGCGGCCATTGGCGTTCGGGATTTGTTGCGGCCTGACTGGGGTGACATGGCCCCAAGCCTGCCCGGCTGTGTGCCGGTTTTCTGGGCTTGCGGTGTTACGCCGCAGGTCGCCATCAAGGCGGCAAGGTTGCCGCTCAGCATTGCGCACAAGCCGGGTCATATGCTGGTGACCGACATACCGGACGGTGCCGAAATACCAATAATGAAACCATAA
- a CDS encoding LysR family transcriptional regulator, whose product MRVRNIDTFYWVATLGSFRSAAKHLNLTQPAVSARIQILEQDLGVEVFQRDVRNAALTLAGRKLFPYAEKMMALDQQILDSFSETTRIVLTIRLGAAETIAFSWLPDFLAYVGKVIPGIAFELTVDTTNNLRNALLARDIDLALLMGPVSEASIKNQPICGYEMIFAATPAIACKHDLWNINDIAAQRLLTFSRSSRPGKEIQTLLSSSCEGPLNISTSTSIGALRELVCAGYGICALPKIIVSEDLKNGTLMELDSDVVLKDISFTASYVENAPTRSIVETITSHLYDYLEAA is encoded by the coding sequence TTGAGAGTCAGAAACATAGACACATTTTACTGGGTTGCGACCCTGGGCAGCTTTCGCTCCGCTGCAAAGCATCTGAACCTGACCCAGCCCGCGGTCTCCGCCCGCATCCAGATTCTCGAACAGGATCTTGGTGTTGAGGTCTTTCAGCGCGACGTCCGCAACGCGGCACTGACCCTTGCAGGCCGTAAATTGTTTCCCTATGCAGAAAAGATGATGGCGCTGGATCAGCAGATTCTCGACAGCTTCTCAGAGACCACCCGCATCGTCCTGACCATCCGACTGGGCGCTGCTGAAACCATCGCATTCAGCTGGCTGCCAGACTTTCTGGCCTATGTTGGCAAAGTCATCCCCGGCATCGCATTCGAGCTCACAGTGGACACCACCAACAACTTGCGAAACGCGCTTCTTGCGCGTGACATTGACCTTGCCCTGCTGATGGGCCCGGTGTCCGAGGCCAGTATCAAAAATCAGCCCATTTGCGGCTATGAAATGATCTTTGCCGCCACCCCCGCCATTGCCTGCAAACATGACCTTTGGAACATCAATGACATTGCTGCGCAAAGGCTGCTGACCTTTTCTCGGTCCAGTCGGCCGGGCAAGGAAATTCAGACCTTGCTATCGTCGAGTTGTGAAGGGCCACTCAATATCAGCACCTCCACCTCCATCGGCGCGCTCAGGGAACTGGTCTGCGCTGGCTATGGCATTTGTGCCTTGCCGAAAATCATCGTCAGTGAGGACTTGAAAAACGGCACTCTGATGGAGCTGGATTCCGATGTGGTTCTCAAGGATATCTCCTTCACAGCGTCATATGTCGAGAATGCCCCAACCCGGAGCATTGTCGAGACCATCACGTCCCACTTGTATGACTATCTCGAGGCGGCCTGA
- a CDS encoding GNAT family N-acetyltransferase, which produces MTQSTSGEDIVLRELSGIAEMQRSEAFQIEAWGEGEKPDNADILMALQSEGGLVAGAFRGEEMLGFLLGFPTVTPGLQHSHRLAVKSNLRGLGLGAKLKWFQRDWCLARGVTTVRWTYDPLRAVNAGLNIGVLGAVVRDYHVDYYGAMPGMNAGLPSDRVMAIWQLDSDRVRDRVEADGATMLQQEIPQEVHIPRDIDALLAEDPEAALAQRLRVRAALQKAFNAGRQIVGFDKARCSYQLA; this is translated from the coding sequence GTGACCCAGTCCACCAGCGGCGAAGATATTGTTTTGCGGGAGCTGTCCGGCATTGCCGAAATGCAACGCTCCGAGGCTTTTCAGATCGAAGCCTGGGGCGAGGGCGAAAAGCCTGACAATGCCGACATCCTGATGGCCCTGCAATCGGAAGGCGGGCTGGTGGCCGGGGCATTTCGAGGCGAGGAGATGCTTGGATTTCTGCTTGGCTTCCCGACTGTCACGCCAGGCTTGCAGCATTCCCACCGTTTGGCCGTGAAGTCGAATTTGCGCGGGCTCGGGCTCGGCGCGAAACTCAAATGGTTTCAGCGAGACTGGTGTCTTGCCCGCGGCGTGACCACGGTGCGCTGGACCTATGATCCACTGCGGGCGGTGAATGCGGGCTTGAATATTGGCGTTTTGGGGGCCGTGGTGCGTGATTATCATGTCGACTATTATGGGGCGATGCCGGGGATGAATGCAGGCCTGCCCTCCGACCGGGTGATGGCGATCTGGCAACTCGACAGTGACCGGGTGCGGGACCGGGTCGAGGCAGACGGTGCGACAATGTTGCAACAGGAAATCCCGCAAGAGGTTCACATCCCGCGCGACATTGATGCCTTGCTGGCGGAGGACCCAGAGGCTGCGCTGGCCCAGCGGTTGCGGGTGCGCGCCGCTTTGCAAAAGGCTTTCAATGCGGGACGTCAGATTGTCGGCTTCGATAAGGCGCGTTGCAGCTACCAACTCGCCTGA
- the menC gene encoding o-succinylbenzoate synthase, translated as MTSHFQGIKIVEAELRVVSLPLISPFIVSNQTMTDKVFPLLILRADGVEGYAEAVMDPFPDYLEETIPGAMAFLRDLILPQIVGKSFSSPAELNQLLAPWRGHRMSKAVVEMAFWDLWCKTLGVPLKAALGGVRDAVPVGVSIGIASISETLDRIAVAQQAGYKRTKLKIAQGHDLALLEAVRSKFPDIKLTVDANTAYGLADLATLRAMDAFQLDYIEQPLAVDDIHDHAIVQRSIETAICLDESIRTPADCRKALASEAARVINIKVGRVGGYEAARAIHDVSAAFGAPVWCGGMLESGIGRAHNIHLASLPNFTKPGDTSSSIRYFKRDIINEPLEAKDGMMPVPMHGAGLGVTLDWAFLDAVTQSKERIAP; from the coding sequence ATGACCTCGCATTTCCAAGGCATTAAAATTGTTGAGGCTGAATTGCGCGTCGTCAGCTTGCCCTTGATCTCACCGTTCATCGTGTCGAACCAGACAATGACGGACAAGGTCTTCCCGCTGTTGATCTTACGGGCTGATGGGGTGGAAGGGTATGCCGAGGCGGTGATGGATCCGTTCCCCGATTATCTTGAAGAGACCATCCCCGGGGCAATGGCCTTTTTGCGAGACCTCATCCTGCCACAGATTGTCGGTAAAAGTTTCTCTTCCCCTGCCGAGTTGAACCAGCTGCTCGCCCCTTGGCGTGGCCACAGGATGAGCAAAGCTGTGGTGGAAATGGCCTTTTGGGACCTTTGGTGCAAGACACTTGGTGTGCCGTTGAAGGCGGCTTTGGGTGGCGTGCGCGATGCGGTGCCTGTCGGTGTGTCGATCGGCATTGCTTCGATCTCTGAGACACTGGATCGGATCGCTGTTGCGCAACAGGCGGGCTATAAACGCACCAAGCTGAAGATTGCTCAAGGCCATGATCTGGCGTTGCTAGAAGCTGTGCGGTCAAAGTTCCCGGACATCAAGCTGACGGTGGATGCCAACACGGCCTATGGCTTGGCGGATTTGGCGACCTTGAGGGCGATGGATGCATTTCAGCTCGATTATATCGAACAGCCCTTGGCGGTGGATGACATTCATGACCACGCAATTGTTCAGCGCTCGATTGAGACGGCGATCTGCCTTGATGAATCGATCCGAACCCCTGCTGATTGCCGCAAGGCGCTGGCGTCTGAGGCTGCCCGGGTCATCAATATCAAGGTTGGTCGGGTCGGTGGCTATGAAGCGGCCCGCGCCATCCACGATGTGTCTGCGGCCTTTGGCGCGCCTGTTTGGTGCGGTGGCATGCTGGAGAGCGGCATTGGCCGGGCGCATAATATTCATCTCGCCAGCCTGCCCAATTTTACCAAGCCGGGGGATACATCTTCCTCCATTCGCTATTTCAAGCGCGACATCATCAATGAGCCGCTGGAAGCAAAAGATGGCATGATGCCGGTGCCAATGCATGGGGCCGGGCTTGGTGTGACGCTCGACTGGGCGTTTCTTGATGCTGTGACCCAGTCTAAGGAAAGGATTGCCCCGTGA
- a CDS encoding ABC transporter substrate-binding protein — MSKFVKLLSAGLLLAGLTTSASAESLRLGTEGAYPPFNYTTADGKIEGFDVEIGLELCKRIGAECEVIGQDWDGIIPGLIAEKYDFIIASMFITEERKKKVSFTDPYYMAAMTHVVPKESEITEFTAEAMKGKVIGAQSATTQADFAAKVYPDAELKLYPTQDEVNLDMTAGRLDVMVGDMLPLLDFLEKTDGGKCCKLAGEPITDPKFVGEGVGIAVRQADNDLRERLNKALAQIRADGTYQKINDKYFSIDVYTMK, encoded by the coding sequence ATGTCGAAATTTGTAAAACTTCTGAGTGCTGGCTTGCTGCTGGCAGGTCTTACCACAAGCGCGTCTGCGGAAAGCCTGCGTCTTGGTACGGAAGGGGCCTATCCTCCGTTCAACTATACCACTGCGGATGGCAAGATTGAGGGATTTGACGTCGAAATCGGTCTTGAGCTGTGCAAGCGGATCGGGGCTGAGTGTGAAGTGATCGGTCAGGACTGGGATGGCATCATTCCCGGTCTGATTGCCGAGAAATACGATTTCATTATTGCTTCGATGTTCATCACCGAAGAGCGTAAGAAAAAGGTTTCCTTCACCGACCCTTATTATATGGCTGCCATGACCCATGTGGTACCAAAGGAAAGCGAGATCACCGAATTCACCGCCGAGGCGATGAAAGGCAAGGTAATCGGTGCTCAATCCGCCACCACACAGGCCGATTTTGCGGCCAAAGTGTATCCGGATGCGGAATTGAAGCTCTATCCTACCCAGGATGAGGTCAATCTCGATATGACCGCAGGTCGTCTCGATGTGATGGTCGGCGACATGCTGCCGCTGCTCGATTTTCTTGAAAAGACCGATGGTGGCAAATGCTGCAAGCTCGCTGGTGAGCCAATCACCGATCCGAAGTTTGTCGGTGAAGGCGTTGGTATCGCTGTGCGGCAGGCAGACAATGATCTGCGGGAGCGTCTGAACAAGGCTCTGGCTCAAATCCGCGCAGACGGAACCTACCAGAAGATCAACGACAAGTATTTCTCCATCGATGTCTATACGATGAAATAA
- a CDS encoding MurR/RpiR family transcriptional regulator has translation MSNSSSLYERLTEAAQVGSKSHCAIARFMLARFKDLPFETAASLAEKVQVSEASIGRFCRAIGYANLKDLKDHLKDDIGDQPWLIKDRLDALRAAPGKREERLSDGLQAEMASLVAVYELARTEAWQRCVDRLALCPQVFVSGFQTERGLAAYFAHQLTYIRPGVHLLDLSDGNFADLLAADGERCLAIFEARRYSRQALVLAREAKANGIAVSLFTDHFCDWGGDHSDEQFMVATQFHQFWDSTAHLSLLCNLMINDVFLTLGDEAEKRLDHVSHLYGAFTGHVGNPLVPISE, from the coding sequence ATGAGCAATTCCAGTTCTCTTTACGAACGGCTGACCGAGGCAGCGCAGGTGGGGTCAAAATCCCACTGCGCAATTGCCCGTTTCATGCTGGCTCGTTTCAAGGATTTGCCGTTCGAGACAGCTGCGTCGCTGGCCGAAAAGGTTCAGGTGAGCGAGGCGAGCATTGGGCGCTTTTGCCGTGCCATTGGCTATGCCAATCTGAAGGATCTGAAAGATCATCTCAAGGACGACATCGGCGACCAGCCCTGGTTGATCAAGGATCGGTTGGATGCCTTGCGGGCTGCTCCGGGCAAGCGGGAAGAGCGACTGTCAGACGGACTGCAGGCGGAAATGGCCAGTCTGGTTGCTGTTTATGAACTGGCGCGAACCGAGGCATGGCAACGATGCGTCGATCGGTTGGCACTTTGCCCGCAGGTTTTTGTCTCCGGTTTTCAGACAGAGCGGGGTCTGGCTGCCTATTTTGCCCATCAACTGACCTATATCCGGCCCGGCGTGCATTTGCTGGATCTCTCGGACGGCAATTTTGCTGATCTCTTGGCCGCTGACGGCGAGCGCTGTCTGGCAATCTTTGAAGCGCGTCGCTATTCGCGTCAGGCGCTGGTTCTGGCAAGGGAAGCCAAGGCCAACGGCATTGCTGTCAGTCTGTTTACCGATCATTTCTGTGACTGGGGCGGAGATCACAGTGACGAACAATTCATGGTCGCGACGCAGTTTCATCAATTCTGGGATTCAACGGCCCATTTGTCACTGCTCTGCAACTTGATGATCAACGATGTCTTTTTGACGCTCGGCGACGAGGCGGAGAAGCGTCTTGATCATGTCTCGCACCTTTATGGTGCCTTCACCGGTCATGTGGGCAATCCTCTGGTGCCCATCTCTGAATAA
- a CDS encoding FliM/FliN family flagellar motor switch protein, with protein MPDLDSIAIDISVELGSTSIPIHQLLRMGRGAVIELDANEEDDCLIKANGTPVALGQVILRGEKVGISITKVLYRSVDWRPLRGINRVGT; from the coding sequence GTGCCAGATCTAGACAGTATCGCAATTGACATCTCCGTTGAGCTCGGCTCGACCTCTATCCCCATTCACCAGCTGTTGCGCATGGGGCGTGGGGCCGTGATCGAACTGGATGCCAACGAAGAAGATGATTGTCTCATCAAGGCCAATGGCACGCCGGTGGCGCTTGGTCAGGTGATTTTGCGCGGCGAAAAAGTCGGTATTTCGATTACCAAGGTTCTGTATCGCAGTGTCGACTGGCGACCATTGCGCGGGATCAACCGCGTCGGCACCTGA
- the lipB gene encoding lipoyl(octanoyl) transferase LipB, translating to MTNSHIDRNDILTKPDTPRPMASKTGDVVEWLVSDRQVPYPEAIAFMEQRIEAIARGEAKECVWLLEHPPLYTAGTSADPRDLVAPDRFDVFETGRGGQYTYHGPGQRIAYVMLDLKRRTQDIRLFVASLESWIINTLAAHNIKGERREDRVGVWVERPEKGPGVEDKIAAIGIRVRKWVTFHGISLNIEPDLDHYGGIVPCGIAKHGVTSFVDLGYPLTMSDVDMTLREEFEQLFGETTN from the coding sequence ATGACCAACAGCCACATCGACCGCAACGACATTCTGACCAAGCCCGACACCCCTCGACCGATGGCGTCAAAGACCGGAGATGTGGTGGAATGGCTGGTTTCCGACCGACAAGTCCCCTATCCCGAAGCAATTGCCTTCATGGAACAGAGAATCGAAGCCATTGCGCGCGGAGAGGCCAAAGAATGCGTCTGGTTGCTGGAGCACCCCCCACTTTATACCGCCGGAACCAGTGCCGACCCGAGGGATCTGGTGGCACCCGACCGATTCGATGTCTTTGAAACCGGACGGGGCGGCCAATATACCTATCACGGTCCCGGCCAACGCATTGCCTATGTCATGCTTGATCTGAAGCGCCGGACGCAGGATATACGCCTGTTCGTTGCCAGCCTTGAATCCTGGATCATCAACACCCTCGCCGCCCACAATATCAAGGGTGAGCGAAGGGAGGATCGTGTTGGCGTCTGGGTGGAGCGGCCGGAAAAAGGCCCCGGCGTTGAGGACAAGATCGCAGCCATCGGCATTCGGGTCCGCAAATGGGTCACCTTCCACGGCATCAGCCTCAATATTGAGCCAGACCTCGACCATTATGGCGGTATCGTGCCGTGTGGCATCGCCAAGCATGGGGTAACGAGCTTCGTCGATCTGGGCTATCCCCTGACCATGAGTGATGTGGACATGACCCTGCGCGAAGAGTTCGAACAACTATTCGGAGAAACGACCAACTGA
- a CDS encoding Flp family type IVb pilin translates to MIRTSITAFFGDEDASAAMEYILIVALISVAWLYIWREYTAELTQIYDRLARDLRNVKIG, encoded by the coding sequence ATGATCCGTACATCCATAACGGCCTTCTTCGGGGATGAAGACGCATCGGCCGCAATGGAATATATCCTGATCGTGGCGCTCATCAGCGTCGCTTGGCTGTATATCTGGCGGGAATATACCGCCGAACTGACTCAGATCTACGATCGACTCGCACGCGACCTGCGCAATGTAAAGATCGGCTGA
- the folP gene encoding dihydropteroate synthase, whose translation MPGLDAARPLGPIQWRPSQMPLIMGIINVTPDSFSDGGQFIAADAALAHARQLADQGAHILDIGGESTRPDATPVNESEELARVLPAIRAIIEQDLGCALSIDTYKANVAAKALEAGVHIVNDVWGLQRDPDIAKAAADHQAPVIINHWETEKQAGLGLIDQMKAFFDRSIAIAQAAGLSEDRIILDPGIGFGKDLDDNLVILNGLETLIGWGYPLLIGTSRKRFIGALTGREAQDRVHGTVASNVLALEKGASIFRVHDVAAHKDALAVAGAILNPQGS comes from the coding sequence ATGCCGGGTCTTGATGCCGCACGCCCGTTGGGTCCGATCCAATGGCGCCCCAGCCAGATGCCCCTGATCATGGGCATCATCAATGTCACACCGGATTCTTTTTCCGATGGCGGCCAGTTTATCGCCGCAGATGCCGCCCTCGCCCATGCCCGGCAACTGGCAGACCAAGGGGCACATATTCTCGACATTGGTGGTGAATCGACCCGTCCAGATGCCACGCCGGTCAACGAATCCGAAGAGTTGGCGCGGGTACTGCCAGCCATTCGCGCGATTATCGAGCAGGATCTCGGCTGCGCCTTGTCGATTGACACTTACAAGGCCAACGTCGCGGCCAAGGCGCTCGAAGCGGGCGTTCATATCGTCAATGATGTCTGGGGGCTTCAACGCGATCCAGACATCGCCAAGGCTGCGGCGGACCATCAGGCCCCGGTCATCATCAACCACTGGGAAACCGAAAAGCAGGCTGGCCTCGGCCTGATTGACCAGATGAAAGCCTTCTTTGATCGCTCCATCGCCATCGCTCAGGCAGCAGGCCTGTCCGAAGACCGTATCATCCTTGACCCCGGCATCGGTTTTGGCAAGGATCTTGATGACAATCTGGTCATCCTCAATGGCCTTGAAACCCTGATCGGCTGGGGCTATCCCTTGCTGATCGGCACCTCACGCAAGCGGTTTATCGGAGCCCTGACGGGGCGCGAAGCGCAAGACCGCGTCCATGGAACTGTGGCCTCCAATGTTCTGGCATTGGAAAAAGGGGCTTCCATCTTCCGCGTCCATGACGTCGCCGCCCACAAAGACGCCCTCGCTGTCGCAGGTGCCATTCTCAACCCTCAAGGGAGCTGA
- the folB gene encoding dihydroneopterin aldolase yields MDRIILRDLAFFAYHGVYQEEASLGQRFYFDLDCFLDLRPAGKSDDDGDTVRYDHIAKRVETIVTERRFQLIEALAEAVAEDLLRNMDKIEAIRVKVRKPEAPIPAIVKDIAVEINRTRKDYDL; encoded by the coding sequence ATGGATCGAATCATTCTTAGAGATCTTGCCTTCTTTGCCTATCACGGGGTCTATCAGGAGGAAGCAAGCCTTGGTCAGCGCTTCTACTTCGATCTCGACTGCTTCCTCGACCTTCGCCCAGCTGGTAAAAGTGACGATGATGGTGATACCGTACGCTATGACCATATTGCAAAGCGTGTCGAGACCATCGTCACAGAGCGCCGCTTTCAACTGATTGAAGCGCTGGCAGAAGCCGTGGCGGAAGACCTGCTTCGGAATATGGACAAAATCGAGGCCATTCGCGTCAAGGTACGCAAGCCCGAAGCTCCGATCCCGGCCATTGTCAAAGACATTGCCGTCGAGATCAATCGCACACGCAAGGATTATGACCTATGA
- the folK gene encoding 2-amino-4-hydroxy-6-hydroxymethyldihydropteridine diphosphokinase: MSEKAQKVEAFISLGGNIGDPSIAIEDALTALAGKPGVTVTTRSRFYRTPPWGKTDQSEFVNACAGVKTTLTPTELLKTCLEVETSMGRVREERWGPRIIDLDILTYGDVTMDDPDLTLPHPYLTERAFVLVPLKDIAPDFQLNGTDISAMLEKLDTSEIVAMDQY; this comes from the coding sequence ATGAGTGAGAAAGCCCAGAAGGTGGAAGCATTCATCAGCCTTGGAGGCAATATCGGCGATCCTTCCATAGCCATTGAAGATGCGTTGACCGCTTTGGCCGGCAAGCCCGGCGTCACAGTTACCACGCGCTCACGCTTTTACCGCACCCCACCATGGGGCAAGACAGATCAGTCCGAATTCGTCAATGCCTGTGCCGGGGTCAAAACCACCCTGACCCCGACAGAGCTACTGAAAACCTGTCTGGAAGTGGAAACCAGCATGGGCCGCGTGCGCGAAGAACGTTGGGGGCCGCGGATCATCGATCTCGATATTCTCACCTATGGGGATGTCACAATGGATGATCCGGATCTGACGCTGCCCCATCCTTATCTGACGGAACGGGCCTTTGTTCTGGTGCCTCTGAAAGACATTGCTCCGGATTTCCAGCTCAATGGAACAGACATCAGTGCGATGCTCGAGAAGCTCGACACCTCCGAGATTGTCGCCATGGATCAGTATTAG
- a CDS encoding ATP12 family chaperone protein, translating into MSDKENSTDPDAVQALFGDFVPGQQDSTTNPMMRAKEVMKTPLPKRFYKAVSIAADEEGGHRVLLDGRPIRSPAKHQVSVPCEAIARALASEWDAQTDKIDPATMPLTRLVNSTIDGVEDAREAMLDEIVSYLNHDFICYPATHPERLVDRQQTLWQPVLKWVEEPLGGRFVQANGIMAVEQSPVMGQALRAEWQGLDIFQLAALHTMMTITGSVLLPYAFWKGFLTSDATWAAAMVDEDWNIEMWGEDEEATKRRVFRRADFDAAILVLDALRG; encoded by the coding sequence ATGTCGGACAAGGAAAATTCCACCGATCCTGATGCGGTTCAGGCCCTGTTTGGGGACTTTGTTCCGGGGCAGCAGGACAGCACCACAAATCCGATGATGCGGGCCAAGGAAGTGATGAAAACACCCTTGCCCAAGCGCTTCTACAAGGCTGTGTCCATCGCTGCCGATGAGGAGGGTGGTCATCGGGTTTTGCTGGATGGTCGGCCGATCCGAAGCCCTGCGAAACATCAGGTGTCTGTGCCGTGCGAGGCAATTGCCAGGGCACTGGCGAGCGAGTGGGACGCCCAGACAGACAAGATTGACCCTGCGACCATGCCTCTGACCCGTCTGGTCAATTCCACCATCGATGGGGTGGAGGATGCGCGCGAGGCGATGCTTGACGAGATTGTATCCTATCTCAATCACGACTTCATCTGTTACCCGGCAACCCACCCTGAGCGACTGGTCGATCGGCAACAGACGCTTTGGCAACCCGTGCTGAAATGGGTTGAGGAGCCGCTGGGCGGGCGTTTCGTTCAGGCGAACGGCATCATGGCGGTGGAGCAGAGCCCGGTCATGGGGCAGGCCCTGCGGGCCGAATGGCAGGGGTTGGATATCTTTCAGCTGGCAGCGCTTCACACCATGATGACAATCACCGGTTCGGTCTTGTTGCCCTATGCCTTCTGGAAGGGCTTTTTGACCTCGGATGCCACATGGGCGGCTGCGATGGTTGATGAGGACTGGAATATTGAAATGTGGGGCGAAGACGAGGAAGCCACCAAGAGGCGCGTCTTCCGTCGCGCGGATTTCGATGCTGCCATCCTCGTGCTGGACGCGCTACGGGGCTGA
- a CDS encoding HAD-IA family hydrolase, with product MSLKLFIFDCDGTIVDSAHTIVEGMEHAYRLHDLPSPGEAATLSIIGLSLPQAVERLSPGIAVEARDLLVNSYKDFVIAKREGGDAIEHLYEGAKEVIEALAAEETYLLGIATGKAYRGVLHLFDSFGWHDHFVTVQTADRAPSKPNPGMILQAMAETGVAPEDTVMIGDTSYDIEMAVSAGVRGVGVTWGYHPAVELRAAGAHHLVDDYAALDQLLRSL from the coding sequence ATGAGCCTCAAGCTGTTTATCTTTGACTGCGACGGCACCATCGTCGACAGCGCGCATACCATTGTCGAGGGCATGGAGCACGCCTACCGTCTGCATGATTTGCCGTCCCCGGGCGAAGCGGCAACCCTGTCGATTATCGGCCTGTCCTTGCCGCAGGCGGTTGAGCGACTGTCACCGGGGATCGCTGTGGAAGCGCGGGATTTGCTGGTCAACAGCTACAAGGATTTTGTCATCGCCAAGCGAGAAGGTGGCGATGCGATCGAGCATCTCTATGAGGGTGCGAAAGAGGTGATCGAGGCTCTGGCCGCGGAAGAGACTTATCTTTTGGGTATCGCGACGGGCAAGGCTTATCGTGGCGTGCTGCATCTGTTTGACAGCTTCGGCTGGCACGATCATTTCGTCACTGTCCAAACCGCTGATCGCGCGCCGTCAAAACCCAATCCGGGCATGATCCTGCAGGCCATGGCCGAGACCGGTGTCGCGCCAGAGGATACGGTGATGATCGGCGACACCAGCTATGATATCGAAATGGCGGTCAGTGCTGGGGTGCGCGGTGTCGGTGTCACCTGGGGCTATCATCCGGCTGTGGAGTTGCGGGCCGCTGGCGCTCATCATCTGGTGGATGATTATGCCGCGCTTGATCAGCTGCTGCGCTCACTCTGA